One part of the Acetoanaerobium sticklandii genome encodes these proteins:
- a CDS encoding copper amine oxidase N-terminal domain-containing protein, with protein sequence MKKNNILFKSFLHKLGIITLILISIFNFSHGSSPVYANHSIGVYIDNKPLKMDVPPIIRSGRTLVPISAIGNALSCKITWNERNQSVIIRKQASIIRLSINSKLAYIDDNPMHLDYPPVIVNGRTMVPLSFVANALNYDIKWDPVRMNVYVHSDPVNMTMAEAKAADSSIKVLDITTLEMNIDGQIKKVQLANVVCANEDNKLLNTGGACILGSISNPKLDEIKELLASGNVSVKVTQNLDKDTVIAEVYIDGASLSQLLIELGYANSIKN encoded by the coding sequence ATGAAGAAAAATAACATTTTATTTAAATCTTTTCTGCATAAGCTCGGAATTATCACTCTTATTCTCATATCAATTTTTAATTTTTCTCATGGTTCATCTCCAGTATATGCAAACCACAGCATAGGTGTCTACATAGATAACAAGCCACTAAAAATGGACGTTCCACCTATAATAAGAAGTGGTAGAACTCTAGTTCCCATTTCTGCTATAGGAAATGCTCTTAGCTGCAAAATCACTTGGAATGAGCGAAATCAAAGCGTAATCATAAGAAAGCAAGCTTCAATTATAAGGCTATCTATAAATAGTAAGCTAGCATATATAGATGATAATCCTATGCATCTAGACTATCCCCCTGTAATAGTCAATGGCAGAACTATGGTTCCTCTTAGCTTTGTTGCAAATGCTCTGAATTACGATATTAAGTGGGACCCAGTTCGTATGAATGTATATGTGCATTCTGACCCTGTTAATATGACTATGGCAGAAGCTAAAGCTGCTGATAGCTCAATTAAGGTACTAGATATTACTACACTAGAGATGAATATAGATGGTCAGATCAAAAAAGTTCAGCTTGCAAATGTAGTGTGCGCAAATGAAGACAATAAGCTTTTAAACACTGGTGGGGCTTGTATCTTAGGTAGTATTTCAAATCCTAAACTAGATGAAATTAAAGAGCTTTTAGCTTCAGGAAATGTAAGTGTAAAGGTTACTCAAAATCTAGATAAGGACACTGTAATAGCAGAGGTGTATATCGACGGAGCATCCTTAA
- a CDS encoding nucleoside deaminase, whose translation MMNKEFFMREALKEALKSYSINEVPIGCVIVKDGEIIARAHNNREQNKDPLGHAELIAIKNAAKHLGGWRLVGCDMYVTLEPCIMCSGAIMDSRIENLYIGAIDDKRGCVASYLPILKDRMIPHNVNYEYIQTISPYIIKRFFRHLRRLKKESKNKI comes from the coding sequence ATGATGAATAAAGAATTTTTTATGAGAGAAGCTTTGAAAGAAGCTTTAAAAAGCTATAGCATAAATGAGGTTCCAATCGGATGCGTCATAGTCAAGGATGGAGAAATCATAGCAAGAGCTCATAACAATAGGGAGCAAAATAAAGATCCTCTAGGACATGCAGAGCTAATAGCAATAAAAAATGCAGCTAAGCATCTAGGTGGATGGAGGCTAGTTGGCTGCGATATGTACGTGACGCTAGAGCCGTGCATCATGTGTAGTGGGGCCATCATGGATTCACGCATAGAAAATCTCTACATAGGAGCAATAGACGATAAAAGAGGATGTGTAGCGAGCTATCTACCTATTTTAAAGGACAGAATGATTCCTCATAATGTAAACTATGAATATATCCAGACTATCAGTCCGTACATAATTAAGAGATTCTTTAGGCATTTAAGAAGATTAAAAAAGGAAAGTAAAAATAAAATTTAA